The DNA sequence ACTCATGGTTGtaaaatctgaaattaaaaCTGTGGTGACACTTTCTAATAACAGTTGGTTACATGTCACTTCTCAGACGATGTGTGCCtgaacattttgatcatttatttcaAACCTTACTTAGAGGATAAATCTCTTGAGATGCATTGTTGGTCCTCTTCACATTGATTATACAAGACGTTCAGAAGTTTTTTACTATTCAGCATTGAAAAAAAGCATGGTGTTTTTATCCCTAGTTTTGTCTTTGCAGCAAGAAGAaatcaaatatgtaaaatactcAGTAATATCTCAAATATAATTGAAGACACATTAagaatttaaagctgcagtaccAGTGAGACAACTGTTCTCTTCCACATGAAATACCATTTTCTGTAGCAGTAAATCTTTACTTCCTAACAACAATGAGGGCAGAAAACATATGAGCAATTTTTGGTGATAAATCTTGACAGCTGAAAGTTAGGTTATTGATTTCCGACACTGAGATCctattgattaaaaaaagaaaacatttcatcatGTTCAGCCATAAATAACTTCTGCATGGCAAATATGTGCCTTTTCATATAGAAATAGTTTAATCAGTTATAGTTAGGGGAcaaaagtgcaattttaattGACTGGTGGGATTTGTTAATGGTAAAATATACATTAAGTATCACCGGCCTTCTCCACTGATGTACAACTAAAATCTTTTCTCTTTGATTCAAAGTTACAAAATTGAAATGATAGTTTATTTATAAAAGCTGCTGATTTCAACAGCAGTTTTTTAGATCCACCTCCTGGTAGAGGACCAGGATTCTGACAGCAGATTCACTGGAGGAACTTTAAGATGCTCCTGATGGAAACAATGCTCCTGTTCTTCTTAAACTATTGTTTCATGACTCTGAGCCAACCAGCTTCATTCCTGTTTCCTCAGGTCGGAGAGACGAGGTGGTGATCAAGCTTCAGAAGGAGCGAGGAGCTGGAGACAAGTGGTGGTTTCACCAGCagggagctcaggatgaaataCTGCTGACTCTGCACAGTCCAACGGACGCCATCATTGGACAATACCGTCTGGCTGTGCTGGTGATGTCACCGGACGGACGCATTTTAgagaaaatggacaaaactaGGTTCCACCTGCTGTTTAACCCGTGGTGCAAAGGTGAGGCAAAGTGCAGACactcagatttttgttttctacaaCAGTTCAGACTGACTTCACTCATTTACTGCAACTTTTATACTTTCTCATGCATTAAATAGATCAAACTGGATGTGTTTTCTCAGTGATTTATATTAATTATATTccatgaagaggaagatgagctGGTGTTTCTGCCTTCATCCTCTCATCTTCTTATAAATCATACAAAAAGTCACCACATGTCAGACCAACTGTGTGTAACTCAAACATTTTCACTCTGAGTTTTCCACCagcatcatcaaaacaccaaatgatggAATCTCTCACAGATCATAAGCATCATATTTTCTCCTCAAGGCCCTCAGACACTTGAAGAATTCATATGAACTGTGTCAGAATTGATGTTGTTTGTAGCTGGTTCTGTTTGTGGAAGCTGACATTCAGATTTTCGAATATGGAGCATCGAGGACagaaagcatttatttttgacatttgttaaatgtttgttgttcAGCTGTCATAATGACAGAAGGATGTTCATGGTCTCCTGTGTGCTTGTATGTTCCAGATGATGTGGTTTACCTGCCTGATGAGAGTCAGCTCCAGGAGTACGTAATGAACGAAGACGGAACCATTTACATGGGATCCTGGGATTACATCAGAAGTATTCCCTGGAATTATggacaggtaacacacacacattcattgtGTGGatggtgtgagtgtgtctgtcaGGTCAGTGGGTGGTTTGTGTGAATTGTCACAGCAGTGTGACAGCAGAGAGTCAAAGGAATTTTTGGCCGGATCAGGAAATGTGTTTGTTGGACGGAGGAAACTTGTGGATGAGAGGTGACAGAATGTAACCAAACCACACAAACAAGAGCTGGTCCCTTCACAGCTCgctgggagaaagagagaaagacaaacagaccgacagacaggaagtggatgaaGAGTGAACAGTGGAAACaaacatgaatttatttttagaaagcAGCTTGAGAAACCTTCAagtcttttattgtctctgttcCTCTCTCATGATTATGTTGATTTTCTTGTCTCTCAGTTTGATGACGATGTGATGGACATCTGTTTTGAAGTCCTGGACAACTCCAAAGAGGCCCTGAGAAACTCAAAGATGGACACTGAGCGCAGATCTGACCCCGTCTATGTCGGCAGAATGATCACAGCGATGGTGAAgaactgttcttttctattctgaaaaaacaaacaggtcaATGacagtgtgagaaaaaaaatatggatttaGTTTAACGTGTCAGAGGGGCAGATTATAAAGCTGCAACACACGACTTGGATCTTGTAGTTCTTTCCCACAGCATGAACTTTCAGCAGAAATGTCAGCAGCTTTTGGAGAATAATTAGAAGAAGTGAGCAGTGGAGATGTTATTGACAGTCAGTGACCCTGGAAACACACAGAGATTTTACCAGAAAGTGAAAGTTCATCACTAGAAATGTGATGTCCTGTAAATGAACCTCCACATTAAAGGGAGCATCATGTAAACTGTCATGAAAATGTCTCATATTGAAACCTGAGCTTCATGCAGTGAGTCCCACATTTAATGATTCTCCTCCACATGTCATCtccacctgtccaggtgaactcTAATGGTGACAGAGGTGTGCTGACCGGACGTTGGACTGAGCCGTACTCTGATGGAGTCGCACCATATCGATGGACCGGCAGCGTGCCGATCCTCCGACAGTGGAGCAAGGCTGGGGTCCGAGCGGTTAAATATGGCCAGTGTTGGGTGTTTGCTGGTGTCGCATGTACAAGTGAGGATTTCACAGCTTTCACTGCTGCACAAGTACAAAATAATGGAACCACTCttttaaaatcaatcaaatctgttgctaaatactaaaatatttaGTCTCTACATATACAGTTTATCCACCTGAGtgtcaaacacagaaacacctcAGAATCAGCACAAATACAAGCATATCACCTGTTAAAAAACTGAAGACAAACTGAGGTGCTAACTTTAAAAGAGTAAAGGAAAGTGTGCTGGTGTAGAAGAATGAATTGTTTCAGTGTGATGTGTGTGATCTTTTCAAAGTGCTGCGCTGTCTGGGAATCCCAACACGCCTCATCACCAACTACTCTTCAGCCCACGATGTGGATGGAAACCTCTCTCTGGACTTTCTGCTGGATGAAAATTTGAGGAGCatagacagcagagacagcagctggtagcatcacacacacagagttgaTTATAATAACAAATGATAATTTCAATCATTTAATGTGatgttgtttctcttctctcctcatgattgaaggaacttccaCTGTTGGGTCGAGTCCTGGATGAAAAGAGATGATCTCCCCAAAGGAAATGACGGCTGGCAGGTTTTGGACCCCACCCCTCAAGAACTGAGTGATGGTACATCTCaacttaaatctttttaatgcgcatctctgttttctgtttatcagTTTGATGTTGATCATCAGGATAAACTGCTCTCAGGACTTTCACCTCTGGGTTTAATTGTCAGATGTAATGCTGGTTATGAATTTCTATCTTTCTCATAATCAAACTGAACAACCATTGCTAAAACAGGACAGTTTCTTATCCTTGTATTGATGATCTTCAACTCTTTGAAATGACTGTTTGCTCTTCAGGTGAGTTCTGCTGTGGTCCGTGTCCAGTGACGGCCATCAAGGAGGGAAATCTGGCAGTAAAGTACGATGCTCCGTTTGTGTTCGCTGAGGTCAACGCTGACATCACCTACTGGATGgtccaaaaaaatggacaacgCAAGAAGGTGAAGCtttcttttaaatgtctttcatgaaagtcaaaaacaacaactggaCTTTATTGATGCTGACTACTGTGATTCTTCTTTCAGATCAGAGTGGATCAGAGCAGTGTGGGGAGGAACATCAGCaccaaaagtgtttttggaGACCACAGAGAAGACGTCACTCTGCACTACAAATATCCTGAAGGTTGGTTAGGAAGCAGAACGCAGAGGAGAAGATGGACGAGGGTcacatttccttatttattaTCACATTTATTCAGTTCACTGAGTCACAGTCATCATTGCTCTGTGACTTTGTGTAAGAGATTGTGTCTGTGATTGAGTATTTTTATCTTTAGACTGCAGATAAGTTGTCATTGTTTTCTCCTCAGGCTccaggaaggagagagaagtgTTTGAGAAGGCGGGTCAACCTTTCCCCAAGCCGACCAATGAGAGCACAGAACCAGGACAAATGCAGCTGTCAATCAAGCATGCTCAGCCTGTATTTGGGACAGACTTTGATGTGGTTGTTGAGGTACGGATTGTTCAAACTGTCATAGAATAAATAGACGGATTCCTGAAGTaataaaatgagtaaatatttCACTCCAAGTGAATCTGGGGTGCCAGCTGTTGTGTGGATTTagagtttctgtgttttgcttgGTGTACTCGATGTTTTAACGTCTGACTGATGAATCCATTGTGTCTGCAGGTGAAGAATGAAGGAGGCAGAGATGCTGTTGCTCAGCTCACCATGTTGGCCACAGCTGTAACTTACAATTCTCTCCACCGGGGGGAGTGTGAGAGGCAGACGACCACTGTGACTGTACCAGCTCACACAGGTCAGCAGCTCTAATAAACCCACAGAGGCCTCTGGGGCAGAAATATTGtgtaacaacaacaatgatATGTCTTAcctgcaaagttttttttctgttcctcACATTTTATAGCAAGTCGTGCATCATTTAACTGCTTTAatagtgtttgtttgtgtgttcagtccACAAAGAAATGCTACGTCTGCAGTACGATGAATATGCCAGGTGTGCCTCTGAGCATCATTTGATCCGGATGAAAGCATTTTTAGAGGCTCCAGGGGAGAACGAACCCGTCATGACTATGGCCGACATCCCACTGAGCACACCTGAGCTCCACATACAGGTGAGTACACTATCTAATCTTGACTTGTCTATGCGTTTAAGCCTTTGATGCGCAACACGGGTCAAAAATGAAGCAAGTCCAATGAAAAATGGGAATCTCAtgacccacactgcgcatcaaaaGGGTTGAATATCGTGCAGGCAAGTCTGTACAAAGCTAATGAGCAAGTGAAGTTAACTGGCGCTATAGTCGACCAAGAAATGCAAAGAAGTGATGAgaatcttaaaagtttcatgTGGAACTCCTTGGACCTGAAACTGTCCACTGTTGCAAAGATGGATACTTTTGCAAAATCtgattgtttctgtgttttattttgagattAGAACAGTGCCACAGGTGTTTTTGTGAAACGTGAGCTGTCATCTCTTTGTTCAGGTTCCTGGTAAGGTTGTTGCATGCCAGCAAGTGATGGCGTATATCTCCTTCACCAATCCTCTACCAGTCCCACTGAAAGACGGTGTTTTCACTGTGGAGGGGGCCGGCCTGCTGTATGCCACTGACATTCATGTTAAGTAAGTAATGAGTACAAGGCTTACTGGCAGTAACCATCAGCGGTTATAACATAAATAACATACAGTATGCAGATGACATAGTGCTGATAgcgaacagtgaagaaaacttgcAAACTTTTTGACCCCTTAGGTAACACCTCCATAATTAGGCCGAGTTACATAAAATTTACACTATTTGCTCCCCAAAAACAAGGCTACATgtacataaaatgaacaaaaagacaaaaaaaaatgctaaccTGAGAGCTCAAGATTGATTTGACTTTCACACTACTCATGTCAGACTTATTAGCACTGGTATTTTAAATAAGTCTTTCCTCAATGTTTAGAGAAAATCTTTGGACTTCAACCTCAATTTTGTCTGCATGTTACATTCTAACCAGAGgttaaacagaaaagagacataAATAGTGAAAACATGTATGTTACGTTATGTATGCATGTTTCCACCATCATCCTCTGTTCttcaaatatataaaatatgaaataattccAAGCATtcatcactctccttctctcCTCAGAGGTCATATAGCTCCAGGCCAGAAGGTGTCTGTGAAGCTTACCTTCTCACCCATGAGAGTCGGGGTGAGGAAGCTCCTGGTGGACTTTGATTCAGACACATTGAAGGATGTGAAGGGAGTCGCCACTGTGGTCGTCCGCAAGAAGAACCACTGGAAGCCACGTTTAGTGGACCAGATTACATACATTCTTAGTTAGTTCTGATTTGAAAACTTGCCTATTCTGATGGAAATATAGCAAACTTTACTTTGTAAGGGGCAGTAATGGTGGCATCAAAAAACTCTCAGATGAGTATCATACACATGCTGTACATTTTGTTACTTTATTGCATCTTTTGTGCTGTTTATGGGTGGGAATATGAACACATTATGGTAGTTAAAACATTGTTTGtaataatatttcatttgtaacaATAAATCTTAATTTGTTTATGAAAAATTGCTGTTTGAATACAACATCAAGACCCTGATATGGGCAtcattttgtttaaaagttCATGTATTTACAATATTCACAATACATACAAGAAGAACATACGCTTAAATATAGGTGAATAAAGGACTTTCAAAAGACAATACTGACAAGAAATTATTTCTAAATGTAGGTGGAGAGATACTAAATGCTGTTGGTCCATATTAACAGTATAAATAAGTTCTCAAATTGGTGACTGCGACCTGTTTATTAGCTTCTTTTAAGTCTGTTCCTCTTTATAATTTTTAATGGCATCATTTACACTATGTGTGGATTGTAGTCTAAACACTTCATATGTGTATGAGTTTGCTTGCACCTGGTGTTTACTTGCATTTTACTGAATACTAGGATTAATGTTAATGTTGTTCAAATTTCTCTGAGAATGGTAAAAATGGAAAGTGATTTCAGCATTCAGACTTTTGGCTTTCCACATCTTCTAGCCAATCACTGCTCACAACAGCGTTTATTCATAATCTAGCTGCACGTTTGATTCTAATATAGTACAGGGTTGGACAATGTGTATTTCTCTCTCGCTCGGTTAACAATGAGGTCCTCACCACTGACTTGGCTTTGTATCTCTGCAGAGGAAGCCAATTGTCCATATTCACCAGCCTGGAAGTCTCAGCATATCCTTTTAATTCTAATTATTTGACTAATAACAACAGTGTTTTATATGACAAACACTCTGTATGGTTTAAAATAATACTGCAGATTACTCAGAATGAATACTTAtgaaaaaatctttattttcctCACAGTGCACACATCTACCCGCATACAGAATTATTAccaaaacaaatacataaagaTGAAGACTAAAGGATATGAAACACTGGTTTCTTCCAATCATATTTTGACCTCTGGATTGGAAACAGTGCAAAGAAGTAATAAAACATCCAACAATTAATTTTGAGTGATTACATACTTAAGTAAGTAACAGAGACACCCTGTAAAAAACACATGTGACAAAACATTATGGTTGATTTGTCAAGTGCCAATAACCAGCAGTGAGTAGGACCAGGGGGAAAGAAGCAATGAAGAAATCCAATCAAATACTTGtctaaaatattcagatttcacACATAAAGGCTTTAAGTGAATACTATGTCTGATATTTCTTTGTGTAAATTCACAACCTGGTGCAACTTCCATTTAACTTCCATTTAACCCTTCCAGCATGGAGGCTCCTCTACCGGAACCAGGCTGTATCTGttgtaaaaatgcataaaaactgcttttttcaaATGCTTCCAAGCATAGTCACTGAAGCGTGATGGTGCTATGACTAAAGTGGATGTAGCATTAGTTGTTCTTCATTTCTACTGCATCATATTTTAACCTCTTAGGACCTGgcgtccacatatgtggacatcttttttttttttcaaaaagagcatAGTGTTCATAATAAtggtaataacaataataattatattaataaaatagCAACAACACTAATAATAGCAATATAATAttcatataataaaatataaaacagaatctgatattagatattatcagATTACtatatttattggttactccttaACCCAAATAACtggaagaaatctaaaatgcaagcccaaccaaagctcgAGTTTTAAGAGGTTAAAGAACTACAGCTAGCAATCTGTAGAACAGTTTTAATAATGCTATAGTTTTCTACTgtttaatttactgttttatttgggtttttttgatAAGAATAGTGACATTCATTGTATTTCTGAATTCTTTCAGATGTCTTTTGTCCATATAGCccaattttgttcattttggcctCACATTTTTGCAGTTACTGACAAAATTTGTTTTATCAGGTCCCTGACTTTGCACTCAAACtggcacatttttttccacaacagaaGATGTGTTGCTTCATAGGTCTCTCAGTAAAATCCAGGGAGTACAGAGAAgctatttctgtaatttttgcgAACAATCACAGTAGCAACTCCCTTCACGTCCTTCAGCCGGTCAGAGTCAAAGTCCACCAGGAGTTTCCTCACTCCGCTCCTCATGGGGGAGAAGGAGAGCTTCTCAGAAACCTTCTGGCCTGGAGAAATAACACCTCTGAAAAGGAAGATAAATGCTAATGGttagtgtcatttttagttAGCAAGTTTAGCAAATTTGTCAAATGAATCTTGggtttttcagttcagttcagttttctcTGCACATTCCTCATGGTAAAAGCATTGGATTACTTACTTTACATGGATCTGAGCGGCAGACAACAGGCCGGACCCCTCCACAGTGAAAACACCCCCCCTCAGTGGAACTGGTAAAGGATTGGTGAAGGAGATGAAGGCTGTCACTGGTTCCCATGCGACAGGCCTCCCAGGAATCTGAAAAAAGAGGAGATAGCATTGTGATCTATTTATGTAttcaccaatcagccacaacattaaaaccactgacaggtgaagtgaataaccaTTCAATAACCATATTGGTACTAGGTGGTGTTCTGCTGAAAAAtcttggattttggcatccgtgttgatgagacttagacacccaaataaacattgtcccagaacaagcTGACTCGTTCATGCAAATGGCAATTGTAAATGTCATTGCCTACAAACGCAGGAAAATGCACACCACCACATCGCAAGAACATCAAataatcaggaacatcttgaggaacatgacaatcgcccaagatgttgatttgacctccaaatttCAAAGACCCCTTTCTGATCGAGCATCAACaagatgcagtggaacaagtttgattcagaggcccaaaggatccactgccaacgtcctggtgccagaccccataggacaccctgagagctCCTCTTGGAATCCGCATCAAAGGCTTAAACGCATAGACAAGTCAAGATTAGATAGTGTACTCACCTGTATGTGGAGCTCAGGTGTGCTCAGTGGGATGTCGGCCATAGTCATGATGGGTTCGTTCTCCCCTGGAGCCTCTAAAAATGCTTTCATCCGGATCAAATGATGCTCAGAGGCACACCTGGCATATTCATCGTACTGCAGACGAAGCATTTCTTTGTggactgaacacacaaacaaacactatTAAAGCAGTTAAATGATGCACGACTTGCTATAAAATGTgaggaacagaaaaaaaactttgcaggTAAGACatatcattgttgttgtttcacaaTATTTCTGCCCCAGAGGCCTCTGTGGGTTTATTAGAGCTGCTGACCTGTGTGAGCTGGTACAGTCACAGTGGTCGTCTGCCTCTCACACTCCCCCCGGTGGAGAGAATTGTAAGTTACAGCTGTGGCCAACATGGTGAGCTGAGCAACAGCATCTCTGCCTCCTTCATTCTTCACCTGCAGACACAATGGATTCATCAGTCAGACGTTAAAACATCGAGTACACcaagcaaaacacagaaactctAAATCCA is a window from the Amphiprion ocellaris isolate individual 3 ecotype Okinawa chromosome 3, ASM2253959v1, whole genome shotgun sequence genome containing:
- the LOC111576294 gene encoding protein-glutamine gamma-glutamyltransferase 2-like; this translates as MANYSALIIDLDVRSRENNSAHHTREIDGERLIVRRGQPFSITLQCSDSLPPKHHLELVLHLGRRDEVVIKLQKERGAGDKWWFHQQGAQDEILLTLHSPTDAIIGQYRLAVLVMSPDGRILEKMDKTRFHLLFNPWCKDDVVYLPDESQLQEYVMNEDGTIYMGSWDYIRSIPWNYGQFDDDVMDICFEVLDNSKEALRNSKMDTERRSDPVYVGRMITAMVNSNGDRGVLTGRWTEPYSDGVAPYRWTGSVPILRQWSKAGVRAVKYGQCWVFAGVACTMLRCLGIPTRLITNYSSAHDVDGNLSLDFLLDENLRSIDSRDSSWNFHCWVESWMKRDDLPKGNDGWQVLDPTPQELSDGEFCCGPCPVTAIKEGNLAVKYDAPFVFAEVNADITYWMVQKNGQRKKIRVDQSSVGRNISTKSVFGDHREDVTLHYKYPEGSRKEREVFEKAGQPFPKPTNESTEPGQMQLSIKHAQPVFGTDFDVVVEVKNEGGRDAVAQLTMLATAVTYNSLHRGECERQTTTVTVPAHTVHKEMLRLQYDEYARCASEHHLIRMKAFLEAPGENEPVMTMADIPLSTPELHIQVPGKVVACQQVMAYISFTNPLPVPLKDGVFTVEGAGLLYATDIHVKGHIAPGQKVSVKLTFSPMRVGVRKLLVDFDSDTLKDVKGVATVVVRKKNHWKPRLVDQITYILS